The proteins below are encoded in one region of Drosophila santomea strain STO CAGO 1482 chromosome 3R, Prin_Dsan_1.1, whole genome shotgun sequence:
- the LOC120453204 gene encoding uncharacterized protein LOC120453204, with product MFRSLSALMFNTSQIEANLFGMADDVYNTIEIFKEAARFEAKFGRPYRMISSFIDCLVFMVVALMVVGFIMHDRIVLFRKLARINQNNNQDVMVKAKRIRKPEKAASLPENDTDNVVDQAEEDDISIANSGNAIDEDAATLQPIDDEKKAMAMVGTPKWAIKWLSTIRNKSFGSIYDGWFR from the coding sequence ATGTTTCGTTCCTTATCCGCGCTGATGTTCAATACTTCCCAAATAGAGGCAAATCTCTTTGGCATGGCCGACGATGTGTACAATACCATTGAGATCTTCAAGGAGGCTGCCAGATTCGAGGCCAAATTTGGAAGACCCTATAGAATGATATCGAGCTTTATAGACTGCTTGGTCTTCATGGTGGTGGCTCTAATGGTGGTCGGTTTCATCATGCACGATCGCATTGTGCTGTTCAGAAAGCTGGCTAGGATCAATCAGAACAATAACCAAGACGTGATGGTAAAAGCAAAAAGGATTCGGAAGCCCGAAAAAGCTGCTTCTCTCCCAGAAAATGATACCGATAATGTCGTGGATCAAGCTGAAGAAGACGATATCAGCATAGCAAATTCGGGAAATGCAATAGACGAAGATGCCGCAACCCTTCAACCCATTGACGATGAAAAAAAAGCAATGGCAATGGTCGGTACTCCCAAGTGGGCCATTAAATGGCTTTCCACAATAAGAAACAAAAGTTTCGGATCTATTTACGATGGGTGGTTCCGGTAG
- the LOC120453193 gene encoding endothelin-converting enzyme 1 isoform X1, translated as MAMEDRNRIWTTGNINHGFFGDNLQQQPLPLQRLQTPGNLSLLAAPIRANGSGNGNATANGHGQHSATESANGKQLPFEPVSSHLIGIQSKFRRSYYHKVVLGGLVALVIILLIAIIVVSLGLKKSSSICRSKECIRTAASLIYAMDEQTDPCEDFYKFTCGRWANEHPRPDSVTSNDWFRERQANIMRVVREFLRSNITKSEPEAVGKAKTMYRACMDTKLLDKRDLEPLINYLLRFGLPILPSALNLTLASGSKYATEAANIKYNWLQSIVSIKQHLTMDLIIGFDVFPDPFNRTINRIALGTPETDSAFPFNNDDSHKMLRKIHRKTIFMQNSDDEDDTEEDRESEEEEAAKQTNTGMTAYLYYVRKVIEKYLLYVDPNVNQEEATLGITELVKQGVKVARKVHEFKENAENMTKPSKNPADDIIYITLQDLQNQTDKNIAPKTLPIWVRYMELILKGTRHAGNIQMTQNLTIVTSQADISYLQNIVEYLEETPPSHIESYLFLSTIEELVLHTSSSMRLLHSEYMRVAIGTEGSTPRSLYCANGVNSLLGMAVSYVLADADFTKEKLPKVERMLSDIRRSFDRLVKSTSWMDAATKRKTIQKSAEMKSFIGFPPWLRNATVLNAYYEGAEVNVSTHLENLMDFVHWQMMDKLNEMDKPEPIGWATSPSNVNAFHTFQSNAITVPIAILQYPFYDLGLEALNYGSIGTILGHELTHGFDDSGRRFDRAGNMVEWWSNGTIDEYVNRTECFMEQYSRYHLADIDEYIDGELTLGENIADNGGMREAFYAYRLYVKEVGRERSKLPGLEHYSHEQLFFISFGNLWCETYTPAASRYALSDSHCPGQMRLRGVLSNSEEFARTFKCARGTPMNPNQPKCRIW; from the exons ATGGCTATGGAGGATCGCAATCGCATCTGGACCACGGGCAACATTAACCATGGCTTCTTTGGCGAcaatctgcagcagcagccgttGCCCCTGCAGAGATTGCAGACACCAG GTAACCTCAGCCTTCTTGCGGCACCCATTCGAGCcaatggcagtggcaatggAAACGCAACTGCCAATGGACATGGTCAGCATTCGGCCACGGAGAGTGCGAATGGAAAGCAGCTGCCCTTTGAGCCCGTATCCTCGCACCTAATTGGCATACAATCCAA GTTTCGTCGGAGCTATTACCACAAAGTGGTGCTGGGCGGACTGGTGGCCCTCGTAATCATTCTGCTCATAGCAATCATAGTCGTAAGCCTAGGCC TTAAGAAATCCAGCTCGATTTGCCGGAGCAAGGAGTGTATCCGCACAGCGGCCAGCCTCATTTATGCGATGGACGAGCAGACTGATCCCTGCGAGGACTTCTACAAATTCACCTGTGGCCGGTGGGCCAACGAGCATCCGCGTCCGGATTCGGTGACCTCGAACGATTGGTTCCGGGAGCGTCAGGCGAACATAATGCGTGTGGTCCGCGAGTTCCTCCGCTCGAATATCACCAAATCGGAACCGGAAGCGGTGGGCAAGGCGAAGACTATGTACAGAGCCTGCATGGATACGAAGCTGCTGGACAAGCGGGATCTGGAGCCACTGATTAACTATCTGCTGCGTTTCGGACTACCCATTCTGCCCTCCGCCTTGAATCTCACCCTGGCAAGTGGTTCCAAATATGCCACAGAGGCAGCCAATATCAAATACAACTGGCTGCAGTCGATTGTGTCCATTAAACAACACCTCACCATGGACCTGATCATAGGGTTCGATGTCTTTCCGGATCCGTTTAACCGCACCATTAACCGCATTGCCCTCGGAACTCCAGAGACTGATTCGGCGTTTCCTTT CAACAACGATGACTCCCATAAAATGCTCCGAAAGATCCACCGCAAGACCATTTTCATGCAGAACAGCGACGATGAGGATGACACCGAGGAGGATCGGGAgagcgaggaggaggaggcggccaAGCAGACCAACACCGGAATGACCGCCTATCTCTACTACGTCCGGAAAGTCATCGAGAAGTATCTGCTTTACGTGGATCCGAATGTTAACCAAGAGGAGGCCACTCTGGGCATCACCGAGTTGGTCAAACAGGGCGTTAAAGTAGCAAGGAAGGTGCATGAG TTTAAAGAGAACGCTGAAAACATGACCAAGCCGTCTAAGAACCCGGCAGATGACATCATCTATATTACCCTGCAGGACCTGCAGAACCAAACTGACAAGAACATTGCACCCAAGACACTGCCCATCTGGGTGCGTTACATGGAACTGATTCTAAAGGGCACTCGCCACGCCGGCAATATCCAAATGACCCAGAATCTGACAATAGTAACCAGCCAGGCAGACATCTCGTATCTGCAGAACATTGTGGAGTATCTGGAGGAGACGCCACCATCCCACATCGAATCCTATCTGTTTCTGAGTACCATCGAGGAGCTGGTTCTGCACACATCGAGTTCGATGCGATTGCTCCACTCGGAGTACATGCGGGTGGCCATTGGAACCGAGGGTAGCACCCCGAGATCCCTCTACTGCGCCAATGGAGTAAACAGTTTGCTGGGAATGGCAGTGAGCTATGTCCTGGCCGACGCGGACTTCACCAAGGAAAAGCTGCCTAAAGTCGAGCGAATGCTGAGTGATATACGACGCTCCTTCGATCGCCTGGTGAAGTCCACGTCTTGGATGGATGCGGCTACCAAGAGGAAAACCATTCAAAAGTCAGCTGAGATGAAGAGCTTTATCGGATTTCCCCCTTGGCTGCGAAATGCCACTGTGCTAAATGCCTATTACGAGGGAGCGGAGGTGAATGTCAGCACCCACCTGGAGAACCTCATGGACTTCGTCCACTGGCAGATGATGGACAAACTGAACGAAATGGATAAGCCGGAGCCCATTGGCTGGGCCACTTCGCCTTCGAATGTGAATGCTTTTCATACGTTTCAATCGAATGCAATCA CTGTGCCCATTGCCATTCTGCAATACCCGTTTTACGACCTTGGTCTAGA GGCGCTCAATTACGGCTCGATTGGAACCATCCTGGGCCACGAACTCACACACGGCTTCGACGACAGCGGCAGGAGATTTGACCGCGCGGGGAACATGGTCGAGTGGTGGTCAAATGGGACCATCGATGAGTATGTCAATCGCACGGAGTGCTTTATGGAGCAATATAGCCGCTATCACCTCGCAGACATTGATGAATAT ATTGATGGCGAACTGACGCTGGGCGAGAACATCGCCGACAACGGCGGAATGCGGGAGGCCTTCTACGCGTACCGTCTCTACGTGAAGGAGGTGGGACGCGAGCGGTCCAAGTTGCCCGGACTGGAGCACTATTCCCACGAGCAGCTCTTCTTCATCTCCTTTGGGAATCTGTGGTGTGAGACCTACACGCCAGCTGCATCGCGTTACGCCCTCAGCGATTCCCATTGCCCGGGACAGATGCGATTGCGGGGAGTGCTCTCGAACTCGGAGGAGTTTGCCAGGACCTTCAAGTGCGCACGAGGAACCCCCATGAATCCCAACCAGCCCAAGTGCCGCATTTGGTAG
- the LOC120453193 gene encoding EEF1AKMT4-ECE2 readthrough transcript protein isoform X2, with product MAMEDRNRIWTTGNINHGFFGDNLQQQPLPLQRLQTPGNLSLLAAPIRANGSGNGNATANGHGQHSATESANGKQLPFEPVSSHLIGIQSKFRRSYYHKVVLGGLVALVIILLIAIIVVSLGLKKSSSICRSKECIRTAASLIYAMDEQTDPCEDFYKFTCGRWANEHPRPDSVTSNDWFRERQANIMRVVREFLRSNITKSEPEAVGKAKTMYRACMDTKLLDKRDLEPLINYLLRFGLPILPSALNLTLASGSKYATEAANIKYNWLQSIVSIKQHLTMDLIIGFDVFPDPFNRTINRIALGTPETDSAFPFNNDDSHKMLRKIHRKTIFMQNSDDEDDTEEDRESEEEEAAKQTNTGMTAYLYYVRKVIEKYLLYVDPNVNQEEATLGITELVKQGVKVARKVHEFKENAENMTKPSKNPADDIIYITLQDLQNQTDKNIAPKTLPIWVRYMELILKGTRHAGNIQMTQNLTIVTSQADISYLQNIVEYLEETPPSHIESYLFLSTIEELVLHTSSSMRLLHSEYMRVAIGTEGSTPRSLYCANGVNSLLGMAVSYVLADADFTKEKLPKVERMLSDIRRSFDRLVKSTSWMDAATKRKTIQKSAEMKSFIGFPPWLRNATVLNAYYEGAEVNVSTHLENLMDFVHWQMMDKLNEMDKPEPIGWATSPSNVNAFHTFQSNAITVPIAILQYPFYDLGLE from the exons ATGGCTATGGAGGATCGCAATCGCATCTGGACCACGGGCAACATTAACCATGGCTTCTTTGGCGAcaatctgcagcagcagccgttGCCCCTGCAGAGATTGCAGACACCAG GTAACCTCAGCCTTCTTGCGGCACCCATTCGAGCcaatggcagtggcaatggAAACGCAACTGCCAATGGACATGGTCAGCATTCGGCCACGGAGAGTGCGAATGGAAAGCAGCTGCCCTTTGAGCCCGTATCCTCGCACCTAATTGGCATACAATCCAA GTTTCGTCGGAGCTATTACCACAAAGTGGTGCTGGGCGGACTGGTGGCCCTCGTAATCATTCTGCTCATAGCAATCATAGTCGTAAGCCTAGGCC TTAAGAAATCCAGCTCGATTTGCCGGAGCAAGGAGTGTATCCGCACAGCGGCCAGCCTCATTTATGCGATGGACGAGCAGACTGATCCCTGCGAGGACTTCTACAAATTCACCTGTGGCCGGTGGGCCAACGAGCATCCGCGTCCGGATTCGGTGACCTCGAACGATTGGTTCCGGGAGCGTCAGGCGAACATAATGCGTGTGGTCCGCGAGTTCCTCCGCTCGAATATCACCAAATCGGAACCGGAAGCGGTGGGCAAGGCGAAGACTATGTACAGAGCCTGCATGGATACGAAGCTGCTGGACAAGCGGGATCTGGAGCCACTGATTAACTATCTGCTGCGTTTCGGACTACCCATTCTGCCCTCCGCCTTGAATCTCACCCTGGCAAGTGGTTCCAAATATGCCACAGAGGCAGCCAATATCAAATACAACTGGCTGCAGTCGATTGTGTCCATTAAACAACACCTCACCATGGACCTGATCATAGGGTTCGATGTCTTTCCGGATCCGTTTAACCGCACCATTAACCGCATTGCCCTCGGAACTCCAGAGACTGATTCGGCGTTTCCTTT CAACAACGATGACTCCCATAAAATGCTCCGAAAGATCCACCGCAAGACCATTTTCATGCAGAACAGCGACGATGAGGATGACACCGAGGAGGATCGGGAgagcgaggaggaggaggcggccaAGCAGACCAACACCGGAATGACCGCCTATCTCTACTACGTCCGGAAAGTCATCGAGAAGTATCTGCTTTACGTGGATCCGAATGTTAACCAAGAGGAGGCCACTCTGGGCATCACCGAGTTGGTCAAACAGGGCGTTAAAGTAGCAAGGAAGGTGCATGAG TTTAAAGAGAACGCTGAAAACATGACCAAGCCGTCTAAGAACCCGGCAGATGACATCATCTATATTACCCTGCAGGACCTGCAGAACCAAACTGACAAGAACATTGCACCCAAGACACTGCCCATCTGGGTGCGTTACATGGAACTGATTCTAAAGGGCACTCGCCACGCCGGCAATATCCAAATGACCCAGAATCTGACAATAGTAACCAGCCAGGCAGACATCTCGTATCTGCAGAACATTGTGGAGTATCTGGAGGAGACGCCACCATCCCACATCGAATCCTATCTGTTTCTGAGTACCATCGAGGAGCTGGTTCTGCACACATCGAGTTCGATGCGATTGCTCCACTCGGAGTACATGCGGGTGGCCATTGGAACCGAGGGTAGCACCCCGAGATCCCTCTACTGCGCCAATGGAGTAAACAGTTTGCTGGGAATGGCAGTGAGCTATGTCCTGGCCGACGCGGACTTCACCAAGGAAAAGCTGCCTAAAGTCGAGCGAATGCTGAGTGATATACGACGCTCCTTCGATCGCCTGGTGAAGTCCACGTCTTGGATGGATGCGGCTACCAAGAGGAAAACCATTCAAAAGTCAGCTGAGATGAAGAGCTTTATCGGATTTCCCCCTTGGCTGCGAAATGCCACTGTGCTAAATGCCTATTACGAGGGAGCGGAGGTGAATGTCAGCACCCACCTGGAGAACCTCATGGACTTCGTCCACTGGCAGATGATGGACAAACTGAACGAAATGGATAAGCCGGAGCCCATTGGCTGGGCCACTTCGCCTTCGAATGTGAATGCTTTTCATACGTTTCAATCGAATGCAATCA CTGTGCCCATTGCCATTCTGCAATACCCGTTTTACGACCTTGGTCTAGA ATAG
- the LOC120453205 gene encoding uncharacterized protein LOC120453205, which translates to MDRVVGNFENKFKHLVKAESKGMALKLVGFYAVGWTLRKLVK; encoded by the coding sequence ATGGATCGCGTCGTTGGCAATTTTGAGAACAAGTTTAAGCATTTGGTGAAGGCTGAAAGCAAGGGAATGGCCCTGAAGCTGGTGGGATTCTATGCCGTCGGCTGGACGCTGCGCAAGTTGGTCAAGTGA